The Theobroma cacao cultivar B97-61/B2 chromosome 2, Criollo_cocoa_genome_V2, whole genome shotgun sequence genome includes the window ATATAGTGCCTCATACTGTTGATGAATATGGTGCGCAATTTAAAGTTCAAGATGATGTTCGAAAAAAACGAAGACATGATGTGACTGGAGTTACTAGTAATGCTAATAATACGACTAAATATGGTATTTTGGGGGAGAAGGAAAAAGGCTTACATACTTTGATTAAGAACAGAATGTTAGAAAAGGGTTCGTGGTCTCACAGTCCTGATGGCATCTTTCCCACTTCAGGTGATAATGACTCACACAACGAAGCAACAATGGCTTCTGATGATTCAAGGACATCCAGCCACGGTCTCAAAACTGGCAACATAGATTCAGTTGGCAGTGAGTTCTGTGCTGATGAACCTGTCTTGGTTGACAAGTGTGCCACTGAGGACAATAATGTCTACCAGTATCCACTAAATAACATGTCCCAAACTGATGATGATCTCAGCTTTTTTGATAATAACCATGAAGATAAAGAAAACAGCGATCTTTTATATTATGGCTGGGCAGACATTGGGAATTTTGAGGATGTTGACAGGATGTTCAGGTTGTTCTTGAATtccaattattaattatttttcatgttttgctTTACCATATAAAATCTGGCATGTAGATTGATTAGGACCTCCCATGAGAGTATTCGCGTAAGTAACCACATTTATGGACCTGTACCATATATGTATGCATGAAGGTTAACTAAGTACTAATACTAACTGAACCTTTCTTATTGTTCTTGCAGAAGTTGTGATTCAACATTTGGGTTGGGGAGTCTGAGCAATGAAGATGATTTGTGCTGGTTTTCATCCTCACAAGCGACTGAAGGATCTCATGATCCATTGAAGGCTGATGCTAAACTGAATAGTGTACCGGAGGATTGTGCAACTTCTAGGCCTGACAGTGCAGGTCCTTCAACTATTGATTCCAACAAGAAAAGTGTATTTTTAAGTGATAAAATAAGTCCCCTTAATTCAAGCAGTGATAATGCTGGTCTTGCACCCATGTCATCTTTGAATGTATCCAATACAGAATCTGAAAGTAAGGATGACCCGATACCCAATGAACAGGTTAGTTAAATCTTATGATACCTCGCTATTGTTCTTTTTAGTTTCACATCTTATGATCTCTCTCAATTGATCTTTGTagtttcacattttctttgtAAACATCTAGATATCTAGTTTTTGGCATGTGGAACTTGTCATCCTCCAACAACCCTTTAGTCACTTTGTGAATATAAATTTCATGCTGCAATAAAATAAGATCATAGTTAGAAATATAACTATTGTGGTACTTTGAAGGAAAATGCAGCCTACTATCATCATGAATTACGTTGTCTTTACATTGCTTGTTGATAATTGATATAGAGCACTGATCTAGAGTCAGATAACAATCAGTATGATCCACTCTTATGCTGGTTTCAGACTTTAAGATTCTTTGCTATAAGTTTTCATATGGCATATTGTTGCCATTCAAAATCTTCATAATGTTATCTTATTGCATTGCCAAATTACAGATCAGTCCTCACATAAAGCAGTCAAAGCAACTGAGCACATcaggagaaagaaaagatcaaCATCAGGAAAATGGTGGTTCTTTTAACCACTATGGTAACATCAAGGAGTTTGCAGATGTGAAGCACCCCTTTACTAATTCATCCTGTCAACTCTTTTCCCCATCAGGCCTTCAGCGGCACAAACAAAACATTGGAGCTGATTCTGTGAGTTACCTACAGACAAATATTCCTTTTATGCATTTCAGCTACAGCAGTCCTTCGGATCAAATTTCAATGTGTCCAACTGTATCCAGTACCAAATCCGAAAATAATGGCCATCCTTCTTCAACAAATGAGTCATCTTATGCATCAAATCAGGTACAGTCTATAGAGAGCTCTCGTGGTCCTTCATTTGAGGCTCCTGCCAGTCTAACAAATGAGAAGAGGGGAAAGTTATATCACCACCAAGATACCCAAGTGCCACTCAATAGGAATGTCAAACGTGCAAAAATAGAAAGTCAGATGGCATTTTGTGATCCAGTTACTGTTAAAAAGCAGGTCCGTCAGTCTGAACAGGATGAAGGTCATAGTGAAGTTGAAGGAGTTAGTGTAGGAAAGCCAGCAGAATTAGATTCTTCAAATGCACAGGAGAGCTCTTGTGTAAGGTCTATGTTGGATGAAGTCTCACTAGAAGCTACTAGTTTTCGGCAGCTTCAACAAGTCATGGAAAAGGTATAATAGATGGAAAGATTTTCGATCTGCAGGTTGCATGCGTTTTTTGATGTGCATGTGACTTTTTGTTAATCAGTATACATGGTATTGATCAAGTTGAAACTGCTTGAAATTTCAGTTGGATATCAGGACAAAATTGTGCATACGGGATAGTCTGTATCGTTTGGCTAGGAGCGCTGAACAAAGGCATAATTGTGTGAATACAAAAGGTGGCATTGGAGATGATAAAGATGCAAGTGGTCCACTGGTGGCTGAAGAAACAAACAAGTATGATTTTGTTGCTTGAACCTGAATTTCTTATTACTTTTTACAGTGTCACCCATACTCAATTCTGACCATTTGGTAGTGATACATAATATAGTCAATGGTGGTACAGGATTGTGGACACTTGAAACCTGTGGTGGGTAGAAATGTTTCTCATCCAATTTTTTGGCTTCCTAGAGACTAGGGACAATCCAGTTGTGCTGAAAttattgttataattattaaaatagataatttgaattttgaataataCACCTCTAGGTTAAAAAAGGCTCTGGTAGCTAATTGAAAAACCTTGCAACTTAGAAACTTGATCAGTTAGGTTAGGATTTAATAATAGTTTGCAATGTTGAACATATTGATTGAAGCTCTCTTCTTCCCCTACAGTCCTCCTTTGTGCTAATTTTGTGAAGAAATTACAGGGGCAAACTTGCAAGAATCTCGTTGGTTCTAAACTGTGAACTTTGTATTACATCTTGAgtgttgtgtgtgtgtattttttcattttattttttggcgTCATTAGTAGTTAAATTAATCCCCCaatcaattctttttctttttaataataaataatgggTTTTTTTCAGGTGCACTGGATTTATGGATATGGAAACTGACACAAACCCTATAGATAGATCCATAGCACACTTACTATTTCACAGGCCTTCAGATCTATCTGCAAGGCTTAGTACTGATACTGTGTCTTTTAAGTCACATGGCATGGTAAGCATTCTCTTATCGGTTGTCATTCTTCAGGTTGAagaaaattcatgttttctaaCCTCAAGCTTTAATTCTGTGGATTGGAATGACAGATTCATGGCTCTATCACTAGTCCACCTGTGATGGCTGAAAAACACATTGGCCATGAAGAAACTGGCGCTGCTTTGGATAAAAAGTGCTGACAAGTGACAGCAGATAACTGGGAATTTGTTAACATCAGTACAATCCTTGTAAAATGTAATCTATTAATGATAATGTAAAATGATTGTCATGAGGCCTCAACATAAGATGCAGGTTGGTTCCATGTTTTAGGCTTAATTTATTAGATACGATGTTTTAGTCTTGTGTTGTTATAAATCCTTGTAATGGTTTGTGATAAGCTACTTGTCCACTTATCTGTCACtaatacttgaaaaaatttctatttgctTTTCTACAAAATATTCAGTGTTCCCAGGATCAATTTCTGGAATTTCTCTTTctaatgatgatgaatttttttGCTTTATGGCTATTGCATTGTGTTGCAGGGCTGTTGATCACCTCTAAGCACAGAAACTTGTAGAGGGGCAATTTAATCGTGTACAAAATCCTCggtaaatttaaattttgttcaaCTATGGAGGTGTTCCTGATACTTGTTAGTTTTAAATACGCTGTTGATGCATGCTTGGATCTTTAGAATACAGCCCCTTTAGAGCACGGATGAGATTGTTTGTGAAATTTATGGTACTTGGTACATGCCTAGGTTCTAGCTGATACTCTGCCATTAAAAAGCATCAATGGCAGTTCTTCAGTCATAACATTTGCAATGTCTATATGTCAAATAGCATTTTGAGATTGTAAGGCCCCGTGATATTAGGAGAACCACTCCACATTAGCTCTGCAAGTTGCTGGATGGCTTTTTCCGTTAAATGAGTAGAGTCGAAGAACACATATTCACTAGCGTTTCCGCATAGTTGATACTCTTTTACAGGTTTCCTTCCCCCACAGCTGGGTATTCCTCTGTATGGACCAGTTCCGCAGCATGCCGTACTCCCTTCCTTGAAACCTTCATAACATAAACACACTTTCAGAAAATTAGGATAACTGTTTGGTTTTTTCCTGGCCTGGGCAACCATTTCGGGAAGGCATGCCGTGTAAAGCAGAATGTGGGAATCTACCCAGAATAGAGGCTTTTACATTGAGTAGGGAAAATGAGTAAGGCGTACCATATTTGGTGGGATtatgtattctttcactccaAGAAGTGTATAAATCGTGAGTTGCGTACTTGAATCCTTCAAGTTGGCTCTCCAGCTCCTGCAGGGCATTGGAAAATGCTGCGTTGTGTAGTTCAATAAGTGCCGTAGCGTTTTCATTGCAGGGACCTCTTGTCCCTGCTTCCAACGCTCCTATGGCTGGTGTACAATCAAGTGCCCCTGCGTTTACAAAGCCAAATTTCCTTCCTCCTTTCTTATATATTTCCTAAACCGTTAACATTTAACTACAACTTAGTGAACTATGGAAGAGGTAGAAAGAAATTGACAAGCTGATGGTCCTTACTTTGATTTCAACAGTTAAGTTGCCAATCACCATCCCCACGTATTCTTCTCTGGAATAAGACTCAAGTACTGTTGAGTTTGTTCCGAAATGCACCATGTAATCATTGACGCCCATGCTTATTAGGTAAACAGCTTTGGAGATCAATTTCTTGGCTTCCGCATCACCTAGCATCTGCCGCCAGAGTTTCTCAATCTCCTCGAAATAGCTTACCTGAGTTCTCAAGTTAATACCCTGGTGAAGATAGAAAGGTCAGACTTAAACCATGAACAAACATGCTAGGCATAAAAGAGGAGACATAGAGCAAATAAGCCCAAGACAAATTACGTATCCTTGGGCAGTTTCAATTAGAGCACCAGATCCTCCAAATGCAAAATTCACCCCACCAATAAATTTATTACTACCAGGTTGCAAATATGGTGGAATTAATGGTAAATTTGCGTACTCAGCTGCAACAAAGCCGTGCATTAAGAGTCAGTTGTGTTGTGCTGTGTTTAAAGTTGCCAATGAAAACAATTTGAGGTGCCTTAAATTACCAATAAAGTCTGGAATTATACGTCTGTCAGAGAATCTGCCGGTAGGGTACTTGAAGAAGGTTTCACCATACGGCCAGTAATTTGCCTGGGCGCTGGGCGGTATGTCGACGTAGTTGTTGTTGCCAGCATCAAATAGTGAATCTCCAAAGATGAATAAGGGGACATGGTTTTTCGCTGGCAGGCCGCGGCAACCAATCAGGTTCACCAAGCAAGCATAGAGAACAAGATAAGGAGTACCAAATCTATGATCCATTTGTTAAAATAGGTGCACTTATTATTAGCTCGATTACGTGTGatatatatgaaatgtatTTGTGGTTGGTCTCAccatctattaaaaataatatcgcAGCTGAAAAATATGGCATGCGTCTAGAAGTTCAACTGCGGCGCCTGTTGAATGCATTAGTAGTCATTTGCACTGATAACAAATTTCATAAGCCGGAATAAACAGATCTCATTGAGTGACTCTATGGCACCTCCTGTTAATAATACTTGAATGATAACTggaattttattattcttgaCTTGGTTTACTTTTTTTCCTAAACTTTGATGATCTTGAAATACTACAGTTTTCtatttataaatcttttaTCATTGAAAAAATTGCAAGATTTGCATTTTATAGTATTAAGTTTGTTGGAAACTTGAGCAACAAGATGCTTGTCCACTAATTCCACATATGATTGTGCTCTCATATGATATCAGTCAATGTGTTTTCTGTGATTCTAGATGCATGCAACATTTCGTACccttgtattttattttagtgaaTTTCGAGGCTTTGATTGAACTAAAGCCTATTTCTGCCACGTCAATAGCAAGGAAACTCCCTGTCAACAGCTGCCTTAGCAGGGCATCAACAAGAGCAACAAATTACACAACAATTACAATGTAAAGTCTTCCAACTTGTCTGTTACATGAGGGCAAAAATTGTTTCTCTAAGTCCCCATGAATTGCACAGTCACTAGCTATTTTaggttttaactttttttatctttaacttataaaaaagGTTATAATTTGGATGAGGGAATTTTAATTATAGAGacattgattaaattaataattaccCTATACGCTGATACAAATATAACATCAGATTAAGGATTACAAGGAAAaactcattaaaaaataaaagcagaGCTGTAGGGATCAAACATGGTGAGCTCGCAAAAAGTTGATCATGAAAGTGGGCACTGGGCGGGCATGTGGAACGCACATGACGACCGCCACTGGCACGGCACAACAGTGATAGAAGTCTCCAATGACCAGCACGTAGCAAGCTTTCGGATTCTAGGTGTTGAAGGATGCATAAAAAACGACAAACTCATGGGCCCGCCCATCCTCTCACAGATCGATGAGATGATAGCGGTCAGTTTTCATGGCTAAAGCAGGATATTTGGACAAGAAAGTCAAGACAAAGATTTCGCAAGTTCATGCATTCCGCTGTGCTCAATCCTTTACtgaataaattatattaaaatggGCTCCTGTTGTCATTATTGAAGACACAACTTGCGTCTTTTACTAACTTTTCCAATGTTCCTTGTTCCAGAGTTGGCAAGAGCATGGCTCCCAGATATGTTATTTGTCCAAACGGATCGGAGGAAAGAAATTCCATCAGAAGCAGCAATGGAATCGTTAATTCTTTCTACGGCGGtggaattatgaaatggtCATAAAGATTTGATGTCTTGGCTTCAAATAGCGTTTTGAGATTGTAAGGCCATACGAAGTCAGTAGTTCCACTCCACATCAGCTCTGCAAATTGCTGGTAAGCCTTTTCCGAGGGATGGTAGGAGTCGAAGAATAAATATTCACTGGGATTCTCACATAAATGAAACTCTGTTATCCCTCTCTTCCCTCCACAGCTGTAAACTCCTCCGTACAGACCAGAGCCGCAACATGCCGTTGTTGCATCCTTGAAACCTTCACAACATAAACCCACATCAATTGTCATCTAATATACACACATGCTCGATTTCATGCCATGCCAACAAGTGTAATGGCCTAACATGTATAAAACATACCATATTTTGAAGGGTTGTTCAATCTTTCACTAACAGATTTATAGAAATTATAATAGGCATATTTGAACCCTTCAAGCTGGGTTTCCAGCTTCTGGAGGGTTTTGGGAAGTTCTTTATTGTGCAGTTTTGCTATTGCTGTGAATTCATCAATGCAAGGACCCCCTGCTTTTGCTTTCATGTATGGTAAACAACCCAGCGGCATCATATTAGGAAACCCAAACTTTCTCCCTCCTTTCTTGTATATTTCCTGAATCAATTTAAAAACAGATTTTAAGAAACTGCCAATCGAAGGAAAAGTGAATGgagaaatataattttctggggtttaaatataaattacttTGAGAGCAACAGTCAGGTTGCCAAGCACCATGGAAGCATACTCTTCATCTGAGGCACTTGAGTTTCGGGTCAAGTAATCATTGCCACCTACGCTAATTAAGTAAACAGCTCTGGACAACAATTTCTTGGCTTCTTCATCTCCTAGTTCTTGTCTCAATGATTTCTCAACTTTCTTGAAATATCTTATTTGAGTTTCTAGGTCTACAacctggaaaaaaaaaagcagcaTATTGATATATAAAGCTAGGCTTCATTGCAAATGAcagaaaaaaagtaaaataactCTGTTTGTGGGGAGGCGGGAGTGTTTGTGTAATT containing:
- the LOC18608301 gene encoding protein LNK1 isoform X2; this translates as MSDLCMYELEDNVWDEFGASDDHIVPHTVDEYGAQFKVQDDVRKKRRHDVTGVTSNANNTTKYGDNDSHNEATMASDDSRTSSHGLKTGNIDSVGSEFCADEPVLVDKCATEDNNVYQYPLNNMSQTDDDLSFFDNNHEDKENSDLLYYGWADIGNFEDVDRMFRSCDSTFGLGSLSNEDDLCWFSSSQATEGSHDPLKADAKLNSVPEDCATSRPDSAGPSTIDSNKKSVFLSDKISPLNSSSDNAGLAPMSSLNVSNTESESKDDPIPNEQISPHIKQSKQLSTSGERKDQHQENGGSFNHYGNIKEFADVKHPFTNSSCQLFSPSGLQRHKQNIGADSVSYLQTNIPFMHFSYSSPSDQISMCPTVSSTKSENNGHPSSTNESSYASNQVQSIESSRGPSFEAPASLTNEKRGKLYHHQDTQVPLNRNVKRAKIESQMAFCDPVTVKKQVRQSEQDEGHSEVEGVSVGKPAELDSSNAQESSCVRSMLDEVSLEATSFRQLQQVMEKLDIRTKLCIRDSLYRLARSAEQRHNCVNTKGGIGDDKDASGPLVAEETNKCTGFMDMETDTNPIDRSIAHLLFHRPSDLSARLSTDTVSFKSHGMIHGSITSPPVMAEKHIGHEETGAALDKKC
- the LOC18608301 gene encoding protein LNK1 isoform X1; this translates as MSDLCMYELEDNVWDEFGASDDHIVPHTVDEYGAQFKVQDDVRKKRRHDVTGVTSNANNTTKYGILGEKEKGLHTLIKNRMLEKGSWSHSPDGIFPTSGDNDSHNEATMASDDSRTSSHGLKTGNIDSVGSEFCADEPVLVDKCATEDNNVYQYPLNNMSQTDDDLSFFDNNHEDKENSDLLYYGWADIGNFEDVDRMFRSCDSTFGLGSLSNEDDLCWFSSSQATEGSHDPLKADAKLNSVPEDCATSRPDSAGPSTIDSNKKSVFLSDKISPLNSSSDNAGLAPMSSLNVSNTESESKDDPIPNEQISPHIKQSKQLSTSGERKDQHQENGGSFNHYGNIKEFADVKHPFTNSSCQLFSPSGLQRHKQNIGADSVSYLQTNIPFMHFSYSSPSDQISMCPTVSSTKSENNGHPSSTNESSYASNQVQSIESSRGPSFEAPASLTNEKRGKLYHHQDTQVPLNRNVKRAKIESQMAFCDPVTVKKQVRQSEQDEGHSEVEGVSVGKPAELDSSNAQESSCVRSMLDEVSLEATSFRQLQQVMEKLDIRTKLCIRDSLYRLARSAEQRHNCVNTKGGIGDDKDASGPLVAEETNKCTGFMDMETDTNPIDRSIAHLLFHRPSDLSARLSTDTVSFKSHGMIHGSITSPPVMAEKHIGHEETGAALDKKC
- the LOC18608303 gene encoding GDSL esterase/lipase 1: MANLRAHVCFLLSFVTFLNLISCHTNLPANHVALFVFGDSLFDPGNNNYINTTFDFQANFRPYGETFFKYPTGRFSDGRLIPDFLAQFAGLPIIPTYLQPGNHKFTDGVNFASGGAGALVESHQGFVVDLETQIRYFKKVEKSLRQELGDEEAKKLLSRAVYLISVGGNDYLTRNSSASDEEYASMVLGNLTVALKEIYKKGGRKFGFPNMMPLGCLPYMKAKAGGPCIDEFTAIAKLHNKELPKTLQKLETQLEGFKYAYYNFYKSVSERLNNPSKYGFKDATTACCGSGLYGGVYSCGGKRGITEFHLCENPSEYLFFDSYHPSEKAYQQFAELMWSGTTDFVWPYNLKTLFEAKTSNLYDHFIIPPP
- the LOC18608302 gene encoding GDSL esterase/lipase 2, encoding MDHRFGTPYLVLYACLVNLIGCRGLPAKNHVPLFIFGDSLFDAGNNNYVDIPPSAQANYWPYGETFFKYPTGRFSDRRIIPDFIAEYANLPLIPPYLQPGSNKFIGGVNFAFGGSGALIETAQGYGINLRTQVSYFEEIEKLWRQMLGDAEAKKLISKAVYLISMGVNDYMVHFGTNSTVLESYSREEYVGMVIGNLTVEIKEIYKKGGRKFGFVNAGALDCTPAIGALEAGTRGPCNENATALIELHNAAFSNALQELESQLEGFKYATHDLYTSWSERIHNPTKYGFKEGSTACCGTGPYRGIPSCGGRKPVKEYQLCGNASEYVFFDSTHLTEKAIQQLAELMWSGSPNITGPYNLKMLFDI